A stretch of DNA from Halobacillus litoralis:
CGGATGGCAATAGCTTTCCGTATTCGTGAACTCTGTGAAAAACACGTCAGGTCTCGCCGCTTCACTTACGACATGACGGAACACGACATCCGTCACGGCTTCCATCGGTGCCAGGACAAAAAACGGTTTCGGCAACTCATGCCAGAAATTCTCTTTCATATATATCTGAACCCTTTCTTTATTGAAAATAATCATAGTATTTTTGTAAATGTATTGTTTCTATTATATCCATTACCATTTAGGCAGGATTTGAACCATTATATACTTTAATGGTATCGCGTGAAAAGTGCAAGGGGAAGAGCTGGATTGGATCTATAAAGGTGTTTATTGAAGAAGATCATTAATTTCTCCTTTGACCGGTTTATGAGAAGTCAAAATGGTTTGTCAGTGCCATCTCCAGGTAATAGAGTCCTAAAGAGTAGTATGGAGGGCTATTATGAATGATACGCTTATGTCAGTCATTATTATTCTATTGGTTTCAGCGGGTTGGGGAGCTATTATCCTTAGAGACTTTGATATCGCAAAAGGAATAACGAAGGGAAATGGTGTTCACCTCGTGGCTGCAGCAGGTTTTGCTTTTTTACTCATTTGGATAGCGACAAGCTTATAAGAATAGAAAAAGCCAGTACTCCTGAAAAGGAGACTGGCACTTTTTTATATCTCATCAAGCACATCATTCAACTGCACACGCTGCTCATCCATCGCTTGTAGCACAAAATTGATATTCCGCTCATGAAGCTGCAAAATCAGTTGACCATACGTATCCCCAGGTACAGCCCATCGGCCGTTCAAGCGGGTCCACGTCGGTGCGATCCCGCGGGTAACGAGGTCGAAGCGCGGGTCGACTTTTTCAAATCCGTCTGGAATCGGATCCATTGATGCATAGGCATAGAGGTGCTGGATGTGGGCGTGGACGCCTTTTTCTGGTGTTTCGAAAGTGGCTCCTCGAACACCACCACCAGTCGCGCCGATACCGGCATAGTTGTTCTGATCCGCTCTCACATCTCCGGTAAAGCGGAAGTAGTTGGTTTCGTTGAGTGCCTGGGCATAAGCGACGTCACCGCGGATGCCGTAAGCTTCTCCGTATTTCAAATAGAAGCGGCCGAGGTCCGGAGCGTCTGGGTTGACGGTTTTCGCGTAAGTGTCGAGCTGGCAGGCCGTCAAATACATGTCACCGAGGATTTTGTAACCGCCGTCGTCGACGGGAGGTTCCGTTGGCGGTGTCGAGTCTCCTGTGACAATGAAAGCATCCGTGATACCAATGGAATTGAGTCGTTCTACTTGGGCTTCGGCGTTTTCCCTGTCCGCATAGGCTCCTGCCTGGACGCGGAAATAGGTCACACCGTTGATTTCGGTCGGCACGATGAAGCTATCGATGCCATTTTGTGAGAGGGTTCCTACTCGTTGTTCCGCATTCACGCGGTTTTGAAAGGAACCGGCGATGACGCGATACAAGCTCTCTTCAGGCTCTTCCGGTTCCGGCTGTGGTGGGGCAGGGGCATCATCTCCGCGTACGATAAAGGCATCCGTAATTCCGATGCGCTTGAGACGCTCCACCTGTTCTTTCGCGTTTTCTTCATTAGAAAAAGCGCCTGTTTGCACACGGTAATACGTTGACCCTGAAATGGTCGTTGGTACGATAATCCCAGTGAACCCCTGGGCGGCGAGTGTTTCAATCTGTTGTTGGGCATTCGCTCGGTTTCGGAACGATCCGGCGATGACACGGTATAATGTGTCCTCCTCCGGTGGAGACGGTGGGCTTATCATTCTCGGCAAATCGAGCATCCGCGACGCCTTCTGCAATCCCTCGGCTCACATCATTGATGAAGGCGGAATTCCTCAAAAGTGCAAGATCGCCGGGGTTGTCGACGAACAGGACTTCGATGAGCAGGGAGCTCATATCCGTTTCTCTCAATACAAAAAAATTGGCACTTTTTTTTCCCGCGGTCGCGTACATTGTACCCTTGAATTGTACGGTAAGTGGTGTCGTGGATGATATTTTGGTAGGTTTGTGTATTGGGCATCAACGGGCCGTTATAAATATAGGATTCGAATCCGCTTCCTCCGGCTGCATTGTTGTGAATCGATAGGAAAAAGTCAGCGTTCTCTTGATTTGCAAGACTTGTACGGGCTTCGAGGGATAACGTAACGTCTGTCGTTCGTGTCATCAGAACTCTCACTTCATAATTCAAAGAAAGGATGCGTTGGACATTCATGGCGATAGACAAATTGAAGGTCTTCTCCTGGAATCCGCGATAGGTTGCACCAGGATCAGACCCTCCGTGACCAGCATCTATAACAACAGTTTTCATACTAGTCGATCTCCTTTCTGTACTTCCCCCTATTATATGAAAATATCAGACAAAGAGTATAGTCACATATAATGTAAGATTCGCAATTATTTTCACTCTAGATGAAACTTTATTCCTACTCTTTCTTTTATTCCCCTTCTCTGTACCTATCATTTATATTTCGATGAAAAAATCATGTATAATGGAGGGAGATAAAGAAAAGCAGGAGGGGGAACCATGGATCCACTCGATATCTTAGGCAACTTACATAAAATCAGACCAGTCTTCCAGCCGATCGTCAGCGCGATCAATCAGGACGTCATCGGCCATGAAGTGCTGGCGCGTTACGAAGAAAATGGGGAATGGCACAGTTTAGGTCCTTTTTTCCTTGATCCCGACGTTCCGGAAGAATTCAAAGTCGAAGTCGATCAGCATGTACTGAGACTGGCCATCGAACAGGTTTTGGAAAAAGGCACCGATGGGTTGTTGTTCATCAACCGCAATGCGAAGCAGCTGATGATCAATGACGGGGAAGATCTCATGCAGTCGCTCCTTGAGTATGAAGAGAAAGGGCTGGACATGAACCGGGTCGTCATCGAAGTCACCGAGCACGATTTCGATGAGGATTTCGAGACGTTGAACCATTTGCTTCTCTATTATAAAACGTATGGCATCCAAATTGCTGTCGACCATGTAGGAGCGAAGAGCTCGAACATCGACCGCATCCGTCAGCTGGAGCCACATATTCTGAAGATCGACACGAGAATCATCCGGCAGCAGAACGGGGACACGTTCCATGACATCATGTTCTCGCTGTCGATGCTTGCCCACAGGATCGGGGCGGCACTCCTTTTTGAAAACATAGAAGATGACTACCAGCTCTATTTCGCATGGAAACATGGCAGCCGTTATTATCAAGGGTTCTATCTCGGATACCCTGCGTTCCAGCCGGTTACCCGGGAGTCGCTCGCCTTGAATATCGGTGAGCGGATGGCGGGTTACGTCCAACGTGAAAAAAGCCTGCTGCAGAAGCGCCATGATTTCATCAAAGCATGGGAGAAAAAAGTGAAGAAACTTCTGCCCAAGTGGGAAGGTCCGAAGAAGGCGGACGCTTTCATCGAAGGTGTCACAGAGGAGTTCGATGACGAAAGCTTCCGGATGTTCGTCTGCCATATCGACGGGCAGCAAGTGTCCTCGAACTTCAGGAAAAAGACGGATGTATGGGAACTGGAACCGCACAAACGTGGATCCAACTGGGCCTTCCGTCCATACTTCCTAGAAAACGTCATGCAGATGAAAGCCCTCAATACCGGCTTGCTTTCTGGTCTTTATTCCGATATCGAAACGAAGGAAATGGTGAGGACGTTCAGTTTTCCTCTGACGGATCAACACTTCCTTTTCATCGACTTGAGGTATGCCTACCTCTATGAGCACGAGTGTCTGCTTGCCTAAATGGATAAAGAGGTGCAGGAAGATGATGACAACCACGCCATTTGATACGTTCCTGTAGGGAGCGAGTAAGTGCCTTGAGCCTCCTTGCGGGATCGTGTCAAATCTCTAGGGACAGGACGTGGGTACGATGAAAAACAGAACGACCGATTATTACCGCCATCACAGGGAGCGCATCATCCGGAAGCATCTGGACATTCTGCTGAACGTGAGACAACATGAGGAAAGTGAACCCGGTCATCCGTGGCTGAAACACCCTAGGAAACTGGCGAAAGCGCACCGGAAAGGGGCGTATCGGTATGAAAAGAAACATAAAATCAAAACAGCACCGGAAAAGTCGCGGCTGGAGATGATGCTTGCCGAGATGGACCATTATGAAGAGGAGTGGTGCTGAGAGAGGGGGAGCAGGTTGAATCTTTCAGTACAAACAATGACGTATGAATATGCGGAAGAATCTCTCCGGTGGACGTACGAGCCGCCTTACGATTTTTATAACGTGGAACTGTCTGAAGAGGCGCTTGCCGAGCGGTTGGACGGAAGTTATCGTACGGTAATGGATGAGGATGGAGCACTCATCGGTTTCTTCTGTACGGGAGAGAGTGCGAAAGTTCCGGCCGGTGTGAAGGATGGCGTCTACGCGGAAGCGGCGGTCGACATGGGACTTGGCATGCACCCTTCGCTTACGGGGCAGGGGAACGGGGGTCTTTTTGGGAAAAAGGTCCTTGCCCAAATCCAGCAGGAAAACGAAGGGATTCCCATCCGACTTTCGGTGGCCACCTTCAACAAGCGGGCCATCCGTCTGTATGAAAACATGGGCTTTGTCGAACAAGCTTCATTTCAGACGGATGCGTGTCCCTTCATTACGATGATCAAAGAATAATGGAAAGTCCGGGACTGATGTTCCGGGCTTTTTTTATCCTGCTGCACTCTAATTGTCTAAAACATTAAAATTGCCAGACATCTTACTACTGGGTATAATGATGAATATACAGAGATGGGTATTATGGATTATTACACGGGAGAGGAATGATTGAATGGTACATAGGATAGAAAAAATGAGTGTGAATAAAGATTTAATGTTTGAAGCGGCGGAGAGGAATCTGGCGATGATTCAATTCGGGACAGACCGGAGAGTCTCTTACGTGAATGATATCTTTTCTTCAACGATGCAGTTCAAATCGACCGAGGATATGATCGGTTTACATCATAAGAACTTTTGTTTTGATGATTTTGCCAGAAGTAGAGAGTACGATACGTTCTGGAACGAGTTGCTGAGCGGGCGCAGTTTTCAGGATAAAATTGAGCGTAAGGATGCGAAAGGCCATCGTGTCTGGCTTGAAGCTACATACATGCCGGTTTATGAAGGCGCTGAAATCGTCGGTGTGATGAAAGTCGCGACAGATATCACCAAACGTCAGAGTGAAATTACTGAAGTGGTCGACAATTTGAAAGAAATGTCTTTCACCTTGAATACAAGGGCCGAAGAAGGGGTCCGCCAACACGAAGAATTGAACCTCAAAATCAATGAAATCGCTGCCAAATCGAAAGGGAATACCGATATCCTCATAGATTTACGTGCGCAAGCGGAAGAGATCCAGGGAGTCGTGAAGACGATCCGGGACATTGCCGCTCAGACGAACTTGCTTTCATTGAATGCCGCCATTGAAGCGGCGCGGGCAGGCGAACATGGCCGCGGCTTTGATGTGGTCGCGAAAGAAGTGCGTAAGCTTTCGACGAAAGTGGAAGAATCCATCGGAGAGGTCCGTGAAAATATTGATAACATCACCAAAGAGATTTCCAATATCACAGCAGGGACTGAGCAGATCGGAAAAGATGTGGAAAGCAGTCAAACGCAGATCATCGAAGCTTCTGCGGGCTACAAGGAAGTCGTAGGTTCGGCGGAATCATTGAAGCGGGAAGCGGAAGCCTTGTCTGGCATCATTTGAACATTGAATGGTTTCAAATGTAGTCGGAGGGGTATTTTCACCTTAGAGTAAATATACCTAGGTCTAAATGACTTATCAAAAGTATAATTATTCTTACCCCTTTGGAAAGGTCGTCTTGATATGAAATCGAATTATTTACGGTGGATGCTCGTCATCTATATCGTTCTCGGGACTCTCATGGGCATCATTTTTTCGCTTGTCCTCAATAAGTTCATCCCTATCCCTGAGCAGCTGTTCTTCTTCTTCATGATCGCTTCGGTCTTTGCAGGGGCACTGCTTGGGATAATCAACTATCTGGTTTATTTTCACTTCACAAAAGTTTTCATCCGTCACGTGAATCAGGTGTTGGACTCCGTTAGAAACGGGGACCTGTCAGCAAGGACGAAGTTCCGTTCTGGAGGCATCATCGGAGAATTGAACAGGAACATCAATAAGACGCTCATCAATTTGGAGCGCTCCCAGAACACCATCCTTCATGATGATCTGACCGGGATCCCGAACAGCAAGGCATTACAGCAGCGTTTTCTGAACGATGAGGAGAGCGGTGCCGGTGCGCTGTTGTTCATTGATGTGGATGAATTCAAAAGGATCAATGATACATACGGTCACGTGATTGGAGATGAAATACTCAAAGCCATCGCAGCTGTCCTGGAGGAAGCGGTGAAAGGGGACGGGCAAGTGTATCGGCTGAGTGGTGATGAATTTGTCATCCTTCAAAAAATGCAGGGCGGGGAAAGTGCGCATGAATTGTCTGCCCGCATCCATCATGCTTTTCATGAACCGTTCCATCAAAATGGTCACCAGATCCCTGTCAGCATCAGTATCGGCATAGGTGAATTCGAATTTGGACAAAAGGATTTTATCAGCATTTTGGATGAGGCGGACCAGGCGATGTATAAAGAAAAATATAGGCGTAAATGGAGGATCCAATCCTAAGGGTTGGTCACAAACGAAGGAAGCCGTTTGGACTGGGTCCAAGCGGCTTCCTTTTTTCAAAGGTTCTCTCGTCCTAAGAGCATCGACTTTGTTTTCCTTATGAGACTTGTTTTGTCCCGTCGTTCCTCTATTATTTCACAATGAACGTTAAGTCCCCGACTCCTATTTCAGCATCGATATGAATGTGTGTTTCACTGGAATCATAGGCTTCGTTCACCCATGAATCTCCCATTTTTGTTAGACCATCCGTTGTGATCTCGCCGATGCCTTTCTCTGCTGTAATTTTCACACCGGTTCTTTGAGGCAGGTAAACGGTGCTTTCCCCAACTCCTGTTTCCATTTTTACATCAAAGCTTTCCTCATAATCGCCGGATAGATCGACAATCAATTCACCTACACCCGCTTCGAGGGAGAGGTTCTGTAACTTCGCCGCTTTCAGGTCAAGTGTGGATTCCGCAGCACCCGTTTGGATGGATAAGTCGACAGGAATACGGTTAGTTAAGAGAACGTCCCACTCACTCTTTTGATTATTGATGAACTTCTTTTTCACTTTAGCCTGCGTAAGCTTGATCGTTTCGTTCTGATAGGAAAGCTCTGGAATCAAATAGCTTTCAGGGTAAAGGAACGACCCTTCCAGCCAGTCTTCCGATCCTGTACCTAACGTAAGCTCTCCGACACCCATATCGATGTCCACTTGTAGTTGATTTGCCTCATCTTGCTGGACTCGTTGGGTTTCTTCCACCTGTTCACCAGCATGAACGAATGAACATCCCGCCAATGTCATTAAGGTACTCGCGCCAACCAGAGTTTTGAATAACTTCTTCATCATCACCGCTCCTTTTTTCCAACTACAACTAGTATAGAGGACTTCCAGCAAATGGCTCACTGGCTGAGGGTGTATCTTTTATAGGTCTCGGGATGTATTTTCCTTCCATAAGTCCGTGAAAGAGGCGTTCTACTCTTTCGGATAGGGAATAGATTGGAAAAGAAGGAGGAGATGTTGTGAAGGTTGTTGCCTTAAAAGATGTGATCGGGACGAGCTAGGATGTTGATGGAGGGACGTGGAACAGCCGCCGTCTCATCGTCAAAAAAGACGGGATGGGCTATTCTGTCCATGACACGATCATCCGCGCAGGTACAGAAACCCACATTTGGTACAAGCATCATTTGGAATCGGTCTATTGTATCGAAGGGGAGGGTGAAGTCGTCACACTCAAAGACCGAAAGACATGGCCGATTGAACAGGGGGTCCTCTATGCGCTCGACGAACATGATGAGCATCTGTTACGGGCGAAAACGGATATGAGGATGATCTGTGTGTTCAATCCTCCCATCAGCGGGGATGAAGTCCATGA
This window harbors:
- a CDS encoding SPOR domain-containing protein — its product is MLDLPRMISPPSPPEEDTLYRVIAGSFRNRANAQQQIETLAAQGFTGIIVPTTISGSTYYRVQTGAFSNEENAKEQVERLKRIGITDAFIVRGDDAPAPPQPEPEEPEESLYRVIAGSFQNRVNAEQRVGTLSQNGIDSFIVPTEINGVTYFRVQAGAYADRENAEAQVERLNSIGITDAFIVTGDSTPPTEPPVDDGGYKILGDMYLTACQLDTYAKTVNPDAPDLGRFYLKYGEAYGIRGDVAYAQALNETNYFRFTGDVRADQNNYAGIGATGGGVRGATFETPEKGVHAHIQHLYAYASMDPIPDGFEKVDPRFDLVTRGIAPTWTRLNGRWAVPGDTYGQLILQLHERNINFVLQAMDEQRVQLNDVLDEI
- a CDS encoding N-acetylmuramoyl-L-alanine amidase yields the protein MKTVVIDAGHGGSDPGATYRGFQEKTFNLSIAMNVQRILSLNYEVRVLMTRTTDVTLSLEARTSLANQENADFFLSIHNNAAGGSGFESYIYNGPLMPNTQTYQNIIHDTTYRTIQGYNVRDRGKKKCQFFCIERNGYELPAHRSPVRRQPRRSCTFEEFRLHQ
- a CDS encoding GNAT family N-acetyltransferase, which gives rise to MNLSVQTMTYEYAEESLRWTYEPPYDFYNVELSEEALAERLDGSYRTVMDEDGALIGFFCTGESAKVPAGVKDGVYAEAAVDMGLGMHPSLTGQGNGGLFGKKVLAQIQQENEGIPIRLSVATFNKRAIRLYENMGFVEQASFQTDACPFITMIKE
- a CDS encoding EAL domain-containing protein gives rise to the protein MDPLDILGNLHKIRPVFQPIVSAINQDVIGHEVLARYEENGEWHSLGPFFLDPDVPEEFKVEVDQHVLRLAIEQVLEKGTDGLLFINRNAKQLMINDGEDLMQSLLEYEEKGLDMNRVVIEVTEHDFDEDFETLNHLLLYYKTYGIQIAVDHVGAKSSNIDRIRQLEPHILKIDTRIIRQQNGDTFHDIMFSLSMLAHRIGAALLFENIEDDYQLYFAWKHGSRYYQGFYLGYPAFQPVTRESLALNIGERMAGYVQREKSLLQKRHDFIKAWEKKVKKLLPKWEGPKKADAFIEGVTEEFDDESFRMFVCHIDGQQVSSNFRKKTDVWELEPHKRGSNWAFRPYFLENVMQMKALNTGLLSGLYSDIETKEMVRTFSFPLTDQHFLFIDLRYAYLYEHECLLA
- a CDS encoding methyl-accepting chemotaxis protein, coding for MSVNKDLMFEAAERNLAMIQFGTDRRVSYVNDIFSSTMQFKSTEDMIGLHHKNFCFDDFARSREYDTFWNELLSGRSFQDKIERKDAKGHRVWLEATYMPVYEGAEIVGVMKVATDITKRQSEITEVVDNLKEMSFTLNTRAEEGVRQHEELNLKINEIAAKSKGNTDILIDLRAQAEEIQGVVKTIRDIAAQTNLLSLNAAIEAARAGEHGRGFDVVAKEVRKLSTKVEESIGEVRENIDNITKEISNITAGTEQIGKDVESSQTQIIEASAGYKEVVGSAESLKREAEALSGII
- a CDS encoding toast rack family protein produces the protein MKKLFKTLVGASTLMTLAGCSFVHAGEQVEETQRVQQDEANQLQVDIDMGVGELTLGTGSEDWLEGSFLYPESYLIPELSYQNETIKLTQAKVKKKFINNQKSEWDVLLTNRIPVDLSIQTGAAESTLDLKAAKLQNLSLEAGVGELIVDLSGDYEESFDVKMETGVGESTVYLPQRTGVKITAEKGIGEITTDGLTKMGDSWVNEAYDSSETHIHIDAEIGVGDLTFIVK
- a CDS encoding N-acetylmuramoyl-L-alanine amidase — protein: MRETDMSSLLIEVLFVDNPGDLALLRNSAFINDVSRGIAEGVADARFAENDKPTVSTGGGHIIPCHRRIVPKPSECPTTD
- a CDS encoding GGDEF domain-containing protein; its protein translation is MKSNYLRWMLVIYIVLGTLMGIIFSLVLNKFIPIPEQLFFFFMIASVFAGALLGIINYLVYFHFTKVFIRHVNQVLDSVRNGDLSARTKFRSGGIIGELNRNINKTLINLERSQNTILHDDLTGIPNSKALQQRFLNDEESGAGALLFIDVDEFKRINDTYGHVIGDEILKAIAAVLEEAVKGDGQVYRLSGDEFVILQKMQGGESAHELSARIHHAFHEPFHQNGHQIPVSISIGIGEFEFGQKDFISILDEADQAMYKEKYRRKWRIQS